In Salmo salar chromosome ssa24, Ssal_v3.1, whole genome shotgun sequence, the following proteins share a genomic window:
- the LOC106585413 gene encoding UDP-glucuronosyltransferase 2A2, which produces MHQPALVTVAVLLFSLTTVYGGNVLVFPLDGSHWVNMKVLIEELHSRGHSITVIRPTTNWYIKEKSPHYSCITIPVSGGGFVEEVFSLFVTRQLQIQREGGGFWSRISLELELVKLFYELHKDLVVMMTMIFEDAELMQSLRDAYYDLVLTDPAIGGGVFLAHRIGLPLVFNVRWTVQGDGHFAIAPSPLSYVPLPGALLTDKMTFQERVINVLFYLFTRFQIAYVIDSNYIPFVHRYFGPDVHYMSLFQAADIWLMRNDFTFEFPRPTMPNVVYMGGFQCKPSKPLPQDMEDFVQKSGDHGVIMMSLGTLVGQLPEDIAEDIAAAFAKLPQRVIWRHTGKRPTSVGNNTLLVDWLPQNDLLGHPKTRAFVAHGGTNGVQEAIYHGVPIVGLPLVFDQHDNLNRMRSKGVAKIVDIATVDRDIFLEAVKAVLYEPSYRENMQRLSRLHRDQPMKPLDRAMFWIEFVMRNKGAAHLRTESYKMSWFTYHSVDVVAMLLAIVLLIMLVIILAVRFLWRKVFCRRKVKHE; this is translated from the coding sequence ATGCATCAACCAGCCCTGGTCACGGTTGCtgttctgctcttctctctgaccACTGTTTATGGGGGGAACGTGCTGGTCTTCCCATTGGATGGAAGCCACTGGGTGAATATGAAAGTCCTCATCGAAGAGCTGCACTCCAGAGGCCATAGCATCACAGTGATTCGTCCAACCACCAACTGGTACATCAAGGAGAAATCCCCTCACTACTCGTGCATTACCATCCCAGTATCTGGTGGTGGATTTGTTGAGGAGGTCTTTAGTTTGTTTGTGACCAGACAATTGCAGATCCAAAGGGAGGGTGGAGGTTTCTGGTCTCGTATTAGTTTGGAGCTTGAGTTGGTGAAGCTTTTCTATGAGTTACACAAGGATTTGGTTGTAATGATGACTATGATATTCGAAGATGCCGAACTAATGCAATCACTTCGCGATGCATACTATGACCTGGTTTTGACGGATCCTGCCATTGGTGGGGGCGTGTTTCTGGCTCACCGAATTGGTCTTCCTCTTGTCTTCAATGTCCGATGGACAGTCCAGGGCGATGGTCACTTTGCCATAGCCCCCTCGCCTCTCTCATATGTCCCATTGCCAGGAGCACTGTTGACAGACAAAATGACTTTTCAAGAGAGAGTCATAAATGTTCTGTTTTATCTTTTTACAAGGTTTCAAATTGCATACGTCATAGACTCTAACTACATTCCGTTCGTACATCGTTACTTCGGCCCTGACGTTCACTACATGTCATTGTTCCAGGCAGCAGACATATGGCTCATGAGGAATGATTTTACCTTTGAGTTTCCGCGGCCCACCATGCCAAACGTGGTCTACATGGGTGGCTTCCAGTGCAAGCCCTCAAAGCCGCTTCCCCAGGACATGGAGGACTTTGTCCAGAAGTCCGGGGACCATGGGGTCATCATGATGTCCCTGGGGACCTTGGTGGGACAACTTCCTGAGGACATCGCTGAGGACATCGCAGCTGCTTTCGCCAAACTGCCTCAGAGGGTCATCTGGAGGCACACTGGGAAGAGACCCACCTCTGTGGGCAACAACACCTTACTAGTGGATTGGCTCCCCCAGAATGACCTCCTTGGACACCCCAAGACCCGAGCCTTTGTTGCCCACGGTGGAACCAATGGAGTCCAGGAGGCCATCTACCATGGTGTCCCTATTGTTGGCCTCCCGTTAGTCTTCGACCAGCACGATAACCTCAATAGGATGAGGTCTAAGGGAGTGGCTAAGATAGTGGACATCGCTACCGTAGACAGAGACATCTTCCTGGAGGCAGTGAAGGCTGTTCTCTATGAGCCGTCCTACAGGGAGAACATGCAGAGGCTATCCAGGCTGCACAGGGACCAGCCCATGAAACCACTGGATCGCGCCATGTTCTGGATTGAGTTTGTCATGAGGAACAAAGGAGCGGCACATCTGAGGACAGAGTCCTATAAGATGTCCTGGTTCACCTACCACTCTGTTGACGTCGTGGCCATGCTACTGGCTATTGTGTTGCTCATAATGCTGGTTATCATTTTAGCTGTAAGGTTTTTGTGGCGTAAGGTGTTTTGTAGGAGGAAAGTGAAACATGAATGA